One window of the Chryseotalea sp. WA131a genome contains the following:
- a CDS encoding trigger factor, translating into MPLNITLNKQNSTEGSLSIVLTETDYLPKVEEKVKDYSRKASIKGFRQGKVPAGVIKKMFGKSILVEEVNHLISHSISDYIKNNKLKVLGDPIPNEEKARTIDWDNQKDFEFEFQIGMVEDFKVDLSTKVKVTSHPIEIDQKVIDETLTDIKRRYGKVSYPEVSEAQDNLFGEISVKGSEEKKGSYISIEKIEKKEQKKFIGLKKEEVVEFEVEKALADEAERARALNLSEEEAKQAKGTYVFTVTSVSRVETAELNQELFDKVFGSEVVKTEEEFLSKIRETITENYKRETEHLLDHEIQHYFVDNTKISMPENFLKTWLKNTSAGKVTDEVLEKEFSQYKESLKWDLIKNQITEEKSITVEGDEVREKAKKQIIEQFGGESIAAQLGSKLDDIANNFLSGQDGKGENFMRIYNQLRHEKIMKVVKEAITINEKKVSLDEFKKIAASHNH; encoded by the coding sequence ATTCCCTTGAACATTACACTTAACAAACAGAACAGCACGGAAGGCTCTTTAAGTATTGTACTTACTGAAACCGACTATCTGCCCAAGGTAGAAGAGAAAGTGAAAGACTATTCGCGCAAAGCGAGCATCAAAGGCTTTCGCCAAGGAAAAGTGCCGGCTGGGGTTATCAAAAAAATGTTTGGCAAGTCGATATTGGTGGAAGAAGTGAATCACTTGATTTCACATTCCATTTCGGACTACATCAAAAACAATAAACTAAAAGTGTTGGGCGACCCCATCCCCAATGAAGAAAAAGCACGCACCATCGATTGGGACAATCAAAAAGATTTTGAGTTTGAATTTCAAATCGGAATGGTGGAAGATTTTAAAGTAGACCTCTCTACAAAAGTAAAGGTAACTTCTCATCCTATTGAAATCGACCAAAAAGTGATTGACGAAACACTTACCGATATCAAAAGACGCTATGGTAAAGTTTCGTATCCGGAAGTAAGCGAAGCACAAGACAATTTGTTTGGTGAAATTTCGGTGAAAGGAAGTGAGGAGAAAAAGGGCTCTTATATATCGATTGAAAAAATTGAAAAGAAAGAGCAAAAGAAATTTATAGGCTTGAAGAAAGAGGAGGTGGTAGAATTTGAAGTGGAAAAGGCATTGGCCGATGAAGCGGAACGTGCCCGTGCACTCAACCTCTCAGAAGAAGAAGCGAAGCAAGCAAAAGGCACCTATGTGTTTACAGTAACCTCTGTGAGCCGTGTGGAAACTGCTGAACTGAACCAAGAATTGTTCGACAAAGTATTTGGATCCGAAGTAGTAAAAACGGAAGAGGAGTTTTTGAGCAAAATTAGAGAGACCATAACCGAAAACTACAAGCGCGAAACAGAACACCTGCTCGACCATGAGATTCAACATTATTTTGTTGACAATACCAAAATCAGCATGCCTGAAAATTTCTTAAAGACATGGCTAAAAAATACAAGCGCTGGTAAAGTAACGGACGAGGTATTGGAGAAAGAATTCAGCCAATACAAAGAATCACTCAAGTGGGATTTGATAAAAAACCAAATCACGGAAGAAAAGAGCATCACCGTAGAAGGGGATGAAGTGCGTGAGAAGGCCAAGAAACAAATCATCGAACAATTTGGGGGGGAGTCCATTGCAGCCCAGTTGGGTAGCAAACTGGATGACATTGCCAACAACTTCCTATCTGGCCAAGATGGCAAAGGCGAAAATTTTATGCGCATCTACAATCAATTGCGCCACGAAAAAATAATGAAAGTGGTAAAGGAAGCCATTACCATCAATGAAAAGAAGGTGAGCCTAGACGAGTTCAAGAAAATAGCAGCAAGCCATAATCATTAG